The Erinaceus europaeus chromosome 6, mEriEur2.1, whole genome shotgun sequence sequence AGTTCCTGACGCAGCTGATGCAGAAGGAGCAGCGTAACTACCAGTTCGACTTCCTCCGCCCGCAGCACAGCCTGTTCAGCTACTTCACGAAGCTGGTGGAGCAGTACACCAAGGTGGCCGCCTGGGAGCCTGTGCTAACGGGAGGGCTGCAGCGTGGGCCGCCTCTCCGCCCCAGTTATTCCTCTAGTGAAGCTTGGCTCACGATGGTTTCTGAAGAGACGGCAGGTGCAGGGTTGGTGGCTGCTCTTAGCAGGAGGGCCCCTGTGTGACAAGGCCCAGGGGTACTGTCTGCCCTGAAGTGTGTTcacatctctctctgcctcacacgGCCTGGGAAGATGCATACCCTTAAAACTGCCTCCTATTACCTCACTTAATTCACACAAAACCCCCTacagctcccgctccccacctacaggggggtcgcttcatgagcagtgaagcaggtctgtaggtgtctctctccctctctatctccttgttcTCTTAAATTTCTCTCCGTCTGTCCTGTCTTAAAACAGTGAactgcggcggggggggggggggatggccactgggagctgtgtatttgtagtgctggcaccaagctccagtgggaaccctggtggcaataaggaaaaaaaaaaaaaaaacacaacaagagaagtatcccccccccccttttttaaccagagcactggtcagctctggcttatggtggtacggggtatTGAACCCTggatttcagaacctcaggcttggcagtttgtttgcataaccattatgctatctaccctcacccaactttttttttttaaagattttgattatctttattggatagagacagccagaagtcaagagggaagggggagataaggcgagaaacagagagacaccagcagccctgcttcaccactcaaagctttgaGCTGGCTCGCCGATGGTCTGGTCCCACAGACTCCTTGCCGGCTGGAGGGCCGTCCTGCTTGGCTGTGGCACCTTTCTGTAGAAAGAAGCCAAGTCACAGGTCACTGGGTGACTCACCCAGAGCTGCGGCCATGTAGCATTGAGGGACCCAGGTCCCCTGCCCCCTTGTCCTTTCCTCATGCACAGACCCACCCAGTCACAGGCTGCACTGCACTGACAGTCGCTGTGACTGACTGTGTTTCAGATCTTGATCCCACCCAAAGGCTTATTCTCAAAGCtcaagaaagaggcagagaaccCCCGAGAGGTTCTGGACCAGGTAAGTTgcgtttccttttttaaaagaattatctaGGGGCCTGGCCAGAGCTCACCCTGAGAGCACACGTTACGCGTGCacggatccgggttcaagctcctgggccccacttgctgcgggtatctctccttcctatctctgtctctcagcctttatttaaaaaaaaaaagggaaatgtagAGCTGTGAAGGCACTGAAATCCAGCAGTAACTCgtgacaaaaagggagaaaagaaaaagacatctaTTTCCTTGCTTATTCTTACTGATGGAGGGAGGCGAGGCCAGTCTGCTCGGGCTGAACGCGGGGCCTCACCCTTGCCGGTCTGCGCTGCCTGTTGAGCCGCCTCCCCGCCTGCAGTCAGCGATGGTGCGCGTTGAGCTCCGCTTCGTGTCTGGAGGCCGTCCCAGGGGCTGTCCCCTGTATGTCTCAGGCACGGTGGAGAGAAAGGCCTTGTTGCCACAAGACCGAGGCCAGGCGCCCTGCTCCCCACACGGCCCCCTTTCTGCTTTGCTTCAGGCTTGGTCCGCGTACCCCTACCCTGCCACTTCCTCTGGAAGCTCGGGTTTTCAGGGTGGTGCCGGCTTCCGGCAGGCTTGGTCTCCTCAGCTCTGGGCTGTGGCTGCTCATGTGGCCGCCCGCTCAGCCACTAcacagacggggggggggggggggcagcttgtTGTCAGAGTCCAGTCCCGGGCAGGTCCAGGGGGGGACTCCAGGGCTGTTTCTTGCGGCTCTCCTGGTGGCCGGCTATTTTCTGTGGCTTTTAGTCCTCACCTTGCTCAGACTCCGAGCCCGACGGGAACGCAGTCGCCTGCTCCCTGGGAAAGCTCCCGAGCAGCCTGTGCCGGCTTCGCGGGAGGGCTTGGCCGTCTGGGCCGCGGGGCTGAGCCTGGGCTGTGCCTGTAGGTGTGCTACCGTGTGGAGTGGGCCAAGTTCCAGGAGCgcgagaggaagaaggaggaggaggagaaggagaaggagcgcGTGGCCTACGCCCAGATCGACTGGCACGACTTCGTGGTGGTGGAGACGGTGGACTTCCAGCCCAGCGAGCAAGGTGAGGCGGCGCCGTGGGCAGTGGCGGGGGCGGCCCAGGCCTCGGGAGCCCGAGGGGTGCCTGTGGTGACCGGGGCTCTCCCTGCCAGGCaacttccctccccccaccaccccggaGGAGCTGGGGGCCCGAATCCTCATCCAGGAGCGCTACGAGAAGTTTGGGGAGAGCGAGGAGGTGGAGATGGAGGTGGAGTCGGACGAGGAGGACGAGaagcaggagaagacagaggagccTCCTTCCCAGCTGGACCAGGACACCCAAGTGCAGGACATGGACGAGGTGGGTCTGGGGCGCTGCCCGCTACCCCGGCCCCGGACAGGTTGCCCTGGCCCAACAGCTGCCCGAGCCCAGGCCAAGTGGCCGCCCTCCAGCTGAGAGGGTTGCGTGCCGCTTCCCAGGCCTGCTTGTCCGTGCCGaggccctgcccctgcctccaTCCCTTTCTGCTCTCCGCCTCCTCCGGGGCCTTTGAGCTTTGGCCCCAGTGGTGAGCTGTTCCCGGAACTCTCTTGGAAGCCTGTGCCCAGCTCCCCTGCCATGCCCTCTGAGCAGACAGGCCCCGGGAAGAAAGGGCCTTGTTGTCTGTGGGAACtgggctcccctccctcccagcacTGCTGGGGAGCAGTCTCATGGAGTGCCGCTCGCCCCTGCCCGTCCCAGCGTGCTAAGTGCCCTTGGCCTCCTGGGACGGCCTGGTGCCAGCTGCTGGAAACGCCTGCGCGGGTGACAGCGCCAGGGCCGGGCTCCATTCGTGCTGGGAGGAAGCCGCTTGGCAAGAAGCCGGCTGGCCAGGATGCCCCAGGAGGCTTAGCACATGGACTCCGCTGGCACAGGGCTTGGGCCCTGGGCTGTGGGCCACCCCGGCCTCTGGCGCTCAGTTTCAGGGCTGCTCCTCTGCCCCTCTGGAGTCCGGCCTCTGGTTTGCTTTTCAGGGTTCAGATGACGAGGAGGAAGGGCAGaaggtgcccccacccccagagacacCCATGCCTCCGCCTCTGCCTCCAACTCCGGACCAGGTCATTGTGCGGAAGGACTACGACCCCAAAGGTGGGCCTGCCCCGTCTGTGGCGACCCTCGGAGCATGAGTGGGGCTTCTCGGGGTGGGCCGTCACCTCCAGTATCCTGCAGCTTGCAGGACTGTGTCCTGCGCGGGGCCTTAAAtgcctgtctcctcatagccTCCAAGCCGCTGCCCCCAGCGCCGGCTCCGGACGAGTATCTCGTGTCCCCCATCACGGGGGAGAAGATCCCGGCCAGCAAGATGCAGGAGCACATGCGTATTGGGCTGCTCGACCCCCGCTGGCTGGAGCAGCGAGACCGCTCCATCCGCGAGAAGCAGAGCGACGACGAGGTGTACGCCCCAGGTGAGTACGCCCCGCACAGGGCCCGGGTGGGGTGCCTGCGGCTTGCTCAGGTCAGCAGGGGCTTTGAGCACAGGGTACAGCTCTGAGGGGGTTCTCCACGGCCTCAGCTTTGGGCGGGCTCGGTGGGTGCTGGAGGGGCGCTCAGGCCTGGTGCAGTCTGGGGAGGTTGGGCTGGCCACAGTGTCCTCGGAGTGAGGTGGGTCCTGGGCTGGCAGTGGTCAGAATAGCACTCAAAGAGGGAGGAgcaggagccgggcggtggcacaccgggttgagcgcacgtgttacaatgcgcaaggatccaggttcgagcccctggtccccacctgcaaggagaaagcttcacaagcggtgaagcagggctgcaggtgtctctgtctctctccctctttatcaaccccttctctctcaatttctggctgtctgtatccaataaacaaagacaagaacaaaaaagagggagggctctgtgagccCAGAGGCGGGGCTCACAGGCTCAGTGTCGCCGccaggagggctgggggctgcagTGTGAGGAGCCCACGACGCCTTAGTCCCCCTTTCTGTCCCCGGCCTCCGCGTCGCGAACATCTAGGCCTGGACATTGAGAGCAGCTTGAAGCAGCTTGCCGAGCGGCGTACCGACATCTTCGGCGTGGAGGAGACGGCCATCGGGAAGAAGATCGGCGAGGAGGAGATCCAGAAGCCGGAGGAGAAGGTGGGCCCGGCGGGGCCCCGTGACCCCACACTGGCTCTTGGTGCCGGGGCTCTGACACTCGGCTTCCCCTCGCAGGTGACTTGGGACGGCCACTCGGGCAGCATGGCCCGCACCCAGCAGGCCGCGCAGGCCAACATCACCCTGCAGGAGCAGATCGAGGCCATCCACAAGGCCAAGGGCCTGGTGCCGGAAGATGACACCAAAGAGAAGATCGGCCCCAGCAAGCCCAATGAGCTCCCCCAGCAGCCGCCACCGCCGTCTTCAGCCACCAACATCCCCACCCCAGCGCCACCCATCACGTCGGTGCCCCGGCCTCCCGCGGTAAGCAGGCAGCCTCCAGAACTATCCTCAGAGCTGGGTTCCCGGAAGGTCCCAGCAGCTGTGTGCTTTGCGGGTCTCACTGAGAGGAAAGGGCCTTATGGGTGTAAGTGGGGCGCTCTAGCCTGGTCTCCCTACCGTGGAAGACGAGGACCAGGGTTCTCTGTGCCGACAGCAGGTGGCGCTCCCAGCAGCGCCTGTCACCTGGGCCTGAGGCGGAGTTGCGGGCCTCGTCCCCAGGCTGGGCCGGCTGACAGCTGTGTGTCCTGGGCACCCTGCGTGGCTCCCTGTGACCTGTGGCTCCTTCCCGCCCACCTGCAGATGCCACCTCCCGTTCGCACGACAGTCGTGTCCGCAGTGCCTGTCATGCCTCGGCCCCCCATGGCGTCGGTCGTCAGGCTGCCCCCAGGCTCGGTGATCGCCCCCATGCCCCCCATCATCCACGCGCCCAGGATCAACGTGGTGCCCATGCCCCCCTCGGCCCCTCCCATCATggccccccgcccaccccccatGATTGTGCCCACAGGTCAGTCTCTCGTGGCGTTGGGTTGGGGCTGTGGAACTGGTGCTGTGCGCACGGCAGTGGCCGAGGGCAGAGCTGCGGGGGCGGCCCAGAGGAGAGCCTAGCTCCCTGTGACAGATCTCCGGGCTGAGAGGGGCCTGGAGGGCGGTGCAGGGGCCCAGCCCGGCAGGAGCTTGTCTGCCGGCCTCTGCCCATCT is a genomic window containing:
- the SF3A1 gene encoding splicing factor 3A subunit 1, whose amino-acid sequence is MPAGPVPAVPPPPPAATEPKQPTEEEASSKEDSAPSKPVVGIIYPPPEVRNIVDKTASFVARNGPEFEARIRQNEINNPKFNFLNPNDPYHAYYRHKVSEFKEGKAQEPSAAIPKVMQQQQQQQTQQQLPQKVQAQVIQETVVPKEPPPEFEFIADPPSISAFDLDVVKLTAQFVARNGRQFLTQLMQKEQRNYQFDFLRPQHSLFSYFTKLVEQYTKILIPPKGLFSKLKKEAENPREVLDQVCYRVEWAKFQERERKKEEEEKEKERVAYAQIDWHDFVVVETVDFQPSEQGNFPPPTTPEELGARILIQERYEKFGESEEVEMEVESDEEDEKQEKTEEPPSQLDQDTQVQDMDEGSDDEEEGQKVPPPPETPMPPPLPPTPDQVIVRKDYDPKASKPLPPAPAPDEYLVSPITGEKIPASKMQEHMRIGLLDPRWLEQRDRSIREKQSDDEVYAPGLDIESSLKQLAERRTDIFGVEETAIGKKIGEEEIQKPEEKVTWDGHSGSMARTQQAAQANITLQEQIEAIHKAKGLVPEDDTKEKIGPSKPNELPQQPPPPSSATNIPTPAPPITSVPRPPAMPPPVRTTVVSAVPVMPRPPMASVVRLPPGSVIAPMPPIIHAPRINVVPMPPSAPPIMAPRPPPMIVPTAFVPAPPVAPVPAPAPMPPVHPPPPMEDEPASKKLKTEDSLMPEEEFLRRNKGPVSVKVQVPSMQDKTEWKLSGQVLVFTLPLTDQVSVIKVKIHEATGMPAGKQKLQYEGIFIKDSNSLAYYNMASGAIIHLALKERGGRKK